Proteins co-encoded in one Rhodococcus sp. PAMC28707 genomic window:
- a CDS encoding HAMP domain-containing sensor histidine kinase: MTSVTDAFVSMTRRLPRPLDPLGSFKLKVSLIVGLVLAAASITFWFGAGWQFRYALLAALVISLVATQVVAHGMTSPLREMTVAAGAMARGDYSRRVRATSRDEIGQLAAAFNTMSTDLEAAEKYRRELIGNVSHELKTPIAALRAVLENLVDGVSEPEPATLSVALRQTEKLGDLVTELLDLSRLEAGVLTLHAELFGVYEFLSDTTKGQPRVHIDVVPPTLSIVADKARLTQVVNNLVDNAVRHASSGADVALSVRQVGGRLLFDVVDDGPGIAPEERSRVFDRFTRGGSTDGGTGLGLTIARWATELHGGTIEVLDRSPGCHIRVSIPCN; encoded by the coding sequence ATGACCTCCGTGACCGACGCCTTCGTGTCGATGACGCGCAGGTTGCCGCGCCCGCTCGATCCGCTGGGTTCGTTCAAGTTGAAGGTGTCCTTGATCGTGGGTTTGGTGCTGGCGGCGGCAAGTATCACGTTCTGGTTCGGGGCGGGGTGGCAGTTTCGCTATGCGTTGTTGGCAGCACTTGTCATCTCGTTGGTGGCGACGCAGGTAGTGGCACACGGGATGACTTCGCCGTTGCGAGAAATGACCGTGGCGGCGGGGGCGATGGCGCGAGGAGACTATTCGAGACGGGTACGCGCGACTTCTCGGGACGAGATCGGGCAACTCGCTGCAGCCTTCAACACGATGTCGACAGATCTCGAAGCAGCCGAGAAGTATCGACGAGAGCTGATCGGGAACGTCTCGCACGAGCTGAAGACCCCTATCGCAGCGTTGCGAGCGGTACTGGAGAACCTGGTCGACGGGGTCAGTGAACCCGAACCGGCAACCCTGTCCGTTGCGCTGCGGCAGACGGAGAAGCTCGGTGATCTAGTGACCGAGCTACTCGACCTGTCGCGGTTGGAAGCGGGGGTCCTCACCCTCCACGCGGAACTCTTCGGGGTGTACGAGTTCCTGTCGGACACGACGAAGGGGCAACCCCGCGTGCACATCGACGTGGTGCCGCCGACCCTGTCGATCGTGGCCGACAAAGCGCGACTGACCCAGGTCGTGAACAACCTGGTGGACAATGCCGTTCGGCATGCATCGTCCGGAGCGGACGTCGCACTCTCGGTTCGACAGGTCGGTGGCCGACTTCTGTTCGACGTGGTCGACGACGGCCCGGGTATCGCACCCGAAGAACGGTCGAGGGTGTTCGACCGGTTCACTCGCGGTGGTTCCACCGATGGCGGCACCGGGCTGGGTCTGACGATCGCCCGCTGGGCGACCGAATTGCACGGCGGCACAATCGAAGTGCTCGATCGTAGTCCCGGATGTCATATCCGGGTATCCATTCCTTGTAACTGA
- a CDS encoding MFS transporter: MLALSIGGFGIGTTEFVSMGLLPEMATTMNVSEPSAGHLISAYALGVVIGAPVIAILAARVPRRVLLLALMVAFTLGNLGTVFAPSFYELMASRFVAGLPHGAYFGVAALVAAHLAEPGKRAKAVAMVMMGLSIANVVGVPVATWVGQSFGWRSAFGIVTVIGALTVAAIVAWMPRLNGMPTTRAITELGALGRPQVWMTLIIAVVGFGGMFAVYTYIATTLTDVSGLSKVFVPVALMIYGLGMVAGNYAGGHIADRMLIRGMYISMTAIALSLFGFVFAAQNPYTALLFVFLIGASGSSMVPGLQTRLMDVAADAQTLAASLNHAAFNLANAIGAAVGGAVIAAGFGYTAPAAVGGVLALGGMVVLTAAVMMQKKSDAKAAL; this comes from the coding sequence ATGCTTGCCCTGTCCATCGGCGGCTTCGGCATCGGCACCACCGAGTTCGTGTCCATGGGTCTGTTACCCGAAATGGCAACGACCATGAACGTCTCCGAGCCGAGCGCCGGACATCTCATCTCGGCCTACGCACTCGGAGTGGTCATCGGCGCCCCCGTCATCGCAATACTGGCAGCACGCGTACCTCGCCGGGTGTTGCTGCTCGCCTTGATGGTCGCATTCACCCTCGGCAATCTCGGCACGGTCTTCGCGCCGAGTTTCTACGAGTTGATGGCGTCGCGTTTCGTTGCAGGCCTTCCGCACGGCGCCTATTTCGGTGTCGCGGCGTTGGTCGCCGCGCACCTGGCGGAGCCGGGCAAACGCGCCAAAGCGGTGGCCATGGTCATGATGGGTCTGTCGATCGCCAACGTCGTCGGGGTGCCGGTGGCCACGTGGGTCGGGCAGTCCTTCGGATGGCGCAGCGCCTTCGGCATCGTCACGGTCATCGGTGCCTTGACCGTCGCTGCGATCGTTGCGTGGATGCCACGCCTGAACGGAATGCCCACCACGCGGGCGATAACCGAGCTCGGTGCCTTGGGTCGTCCGCAAGTGTGGATGACACTGATCATCGCCGTCGTCGGTTTCGGCGGGATGTTCGCCGTGTACACCTACATCGCAACCACTCTCACCGACGTCTCGGGCCTGTCGAAGGTTTTCGTTCCCGTTGCGCTGATGATTTACGGGCTCGGCATGGTCGCAGGCAACTATGCGGGTGGCCATATCGCGGACCGCATGCTGATTCGGGGGATGTACATCTCGATGACCGCGATCGCCCTGAGTTTGTTCGGTTTCGTGTTCGCGGCGCAGAACCCGTACACGGCCTTGCTGTTCGTGTTTCTGATCGGCGCATCCGGTTCGTCGATGGTGCCTGGTTTGCAGACCCGACTCATGGACGTCGCAGCCGATGCACAGACTCTCGCCGCCTCGCTCAACCATGCCGCGTTCAACCTTGCCAACGCGATCGGCGCAGCCGTCGGTGGTGCAGTGATCGCTGCCGGCTTCGGATACACCGCTCCTGCGGCTGTCGGCGGTGTGTTGGCGCTCGGTGGCATGGTCGTGCTGACTGCTGCGGTCATGATGCAGAAGAAGTCCGACGCGAAAGCCGCGCTCTAG
- a CDS encoding response regulator transcription factor, translating to MNRTVLVVDDEPTISDALAARLRGEGFDVVTAADGPTAVEVCARTRPDVVVLDVMLPGFDGLEVCRRIQAQRSVPVLMLTAKSDETDMLVGLGVGADDYLSKPFSMRELVARVHALVRRSERVMVDESAPTRIGSIRIDHDARRVSGADGEIHLTRTEFDILTYLASRPRTAVGRDTLLAELWGWEDSASSRTVDSHVKALRRKLGGDLIRTVHGVGYALEVPR from the coding sequence ATGAACCGCACAGTCCTGGTCGTCGACGACGAACCGACCATCTCCGACGCGCTTGCCGCGCGCCTGCGTGGTGAGGGCTTCGACGTCGTGACGGCTGCTGACGGTCCCACCGCAGTCGAGGTGTGCGCGAGAACTCGGCCCGACGTGGTGGTGCTCGACGTGATGCTGCCGGGCTTCGACGGGCTCGAGGTGTGTCGGCGAATTCAGGCACAGCGTTCGGTGCCGGTCCTGATGCTTACCGCGAAGTCCGACGAGACCGACATGTTGGTCGGCTTGGGTGTCGGTGCGGACGACTACTTGTCCAAGCCCTTCAGCATGCGTGAGCTGGTTGCCCGCGTTCATGCGCTCGTCCGGCGCTCGGAGCGCGTGATGGTCGACGAATCCGCTCCCACCCGTATCGGTTCCATTCGGATCGATCACGATGCGCGCCGAGTATCGGGCGCCGACGGTGAAATTCATTTGACACGAACCGAATTCGACATTCTGACGTATCTTGCCTCTCGCCCCCGGACCGCCGTCGGCCGTGACACGCTGCTGGCGGAATTGTGGGGATGGGAGGACTCGGCGAGTAGCCGTACCGTCGACAGCCATGTGAAGGCGTTGCGACGCAAGCTCGGTGGCGACCTCATCAGAACTGTGCACGGCGTCGGGTACGCGTTGGAGGTGCCGCGATGA
- a CDS encoding NADP-dependent isocitrate dehydrogenase encodes MSKIKVEGKVVELDGDEMTRIIWQFIKNKLIHPYLDVDLEYYDLGIESRDKTDDQVTVDAANAIKKHGVGVKCATITPDEARVEEFGLKKMWRSPNGTIRNILGGTIFRAPIIISNVPRLVPGWTKPIIIGRHAFGDQYRAVDFKVPGPGTVTITYMPEDGSEPIQHELVRFTEESLGGVVQGQYNFNQSIIDFARASLNYGLQQNYPVYLSTKNTILKAYDGQFKDTFQDIYEKEFKAEFDAAGLTYEHRLIDDMVASSMKWEGGYVWACKNYDGDVQSDTVAQGFGSLGLMTSVLLTPDGRTCEAEAAHGTVTRHFRQHQQGKPTSTNPIASIFAWTRGLEHRGKLDSTPEVIGFAQALEDVVVKTVEGGQMTKDLAALVGGDQGYLSTEEFLGALDENLQRALK; translated from the coding sequence ATGTCCAAGATCAAGGTCGAAGGCAAGGTCGTCGAACTCGACGGCGATGAGATGACACGCATCATCTGGCAGTTCATCAAGAACAAGCTCATCCATCCGTACCTCGACGTCGATCTCGAGTATTACGACTTGGGAATCGAATCCAGGGACAAGACGGATGACCAGGTCACCGTCGATGCCGCGAACGCAATCAAGAAGCACGGCGTCGGCGTCAAATGCGCGACGATCACTCCGGACGAGGCTCGCGTCGAGGAATTCGGCCTGAAGAAGATGTGGCGTTCGCCGAACGGGACCATTCGCAATATTCTGGGTGGCACCATCTTCCGGGCACCGATCATCATCTCCAACGTTCCGCGTCTGGTTCCGGGCTGGACCAAGCCGATCATCATCGGCCGTCACGCCTTCGGTGACCAGTACCGCGCCGTCGACTTCAAGGTCCCCGGACCCGGCACCGTGACCATCACCTATATGCCCGAGGACGGCAGTGAGCCGATCCAGCACGAGTTGGTCAGGTTCACCGAGGAGAGTCTCGGCGGCGTCGTGCAAGGTCAGTACAACTTCAATCAGTCGATCATCGATTTCGCCCGTGCGTCGCTGAATTACGGTTTGCAGCAGAACTACCCGGTGTACTTGTCGACCAAGAACACGATCCTCAAGGCCTACGACGGCCAATTCAAGGACACCTTCCAGGATATTTACGAAAAGGAATTCAAGGCGGAGTTCGACGCTGCCGGACTGACGTACGAGCACCGCCTCATCGACGACATGGTCGCGTCGTCCATGAAGTGGGAGGGCGGATACGTATGGGCCTGCAAGAACTACGACGGCGACGTCCAGTCGGACACCGTCGCGCAGGGCTTCGGTTCGCTCGGCCTCATGACGTCGGTTCTGCTCACGCCGGACGGTAGGACGTGTGAAGCAGAGGCCGCACACGGCACGGTGACTCGCCATTTTCGTCAGCACCAGCAAGGCAAGCCGACCTCGACCAACCCGATCGCATCGATATTCGCGTGGACTCGCGGTCTCGAGCACCGCGGCAAGCTCGACAGCACTCCCGAGGTCATCGGCTTCGCTCAGGCATTGGAAGACGTCGTCGTCAAGACCGTCGAAGGTGGCCAGATGACCAAGGACCTAGCCGCGCTCGTCGGGGGAGATCAGGGCTATCTCTCCACCGAAGAGTTCCTCGGCGCACTCGACGAAAACCTGCAGAGGGCCCTGAAATAG
- a CDS encoding bifunctional o-acetylhomoserine/o-acetylserine sulfhydrylase: MSENTPDVVDAAGSPIEDPAASWSFETKQIHVGQNADGVTRARALPIYQTTSYTFDSTDHAAALFGLTEPGNIYTRIMNPTQDAVEQRIAALEGGVAALLLASGQAAETLAILNIAEAGDHIVSSPRLYGGTYNLFHYTLRKLGITVSFVSDPDDLEQWRSAITPKTKAFYGETISNPKNDIFDIPGVSKIAHENGLPLIVDNTVATPYLIQPLKHGADIVVHSATKYLGGHGTAIAGVIVDGGTFDWTQGRHTNFTTPDPSYHGVVFADLGAPAFALKARVQLLRDIGAAVAPFNAFLISQGLETLSLRMERHVENAQKVAAFVEARSEVVSVNYAGLKSSPWFARGQELAPKGQGAIVAFELKGGIDAGKKFVDALSLHSHVANIGDVRSLVIHPASTTHSQLSPEEQIAAGVTPGLVRLAVGIEGIDDIVADLERGFAAAAS, from the coding sequence ATGAGCGAGAACACGCCCGACGTCGTAGATGCCGCCGGCTCACCCATCGAAGATCCCGCCGCGTCGTGGAGCTTCGAAACCAAGCAAATCCACGTAGGCCAGAACGCTGACGGCGTTACACGCGCACGCGCGCTACCGATCTACCAGACGACGTCGTACACCTTCGACAGCACCGACCACGCTGCCGCGCTCTTCGGACTGACCGAGCCCGGCAACATCTACACCCGCATCATGAACCCGACGCAGGATGCCGTGGAGCAGCGCATCGCAGCGCTGGAGGGTGGCGTCGCGGCACTGCTCTTGGCCTCCGGACAAGCTGCCGAGACTCTTGCAATTCTGAACATCGCCGAAGCAGGCGATCACATAGTCTCCAGCCCGCGCTTGTACGGCGGGACGTACAACCTTTTTCATTACACGTTGCGGAAACTGGGTATCACCGTCAGCTTCGTCTCCGATCCGGACGATCTCGAGCAATGGCGCTCCGCGATCACGCCGAAGACGAAGGCGTTCTACGGCGAAACGATCTCGAACCCGAAGAACGACATCTTCGACATTCCCGGAGTGTCGAAGATCGCGCACGAGAACGGCCTTCCACTCATCGTCGACAACACTGTCGCGACGCCGTATCTCATCCAGCCGCTGAAGCACGGCGCCGACATCGTCGTCCATTCGGCCACCAAGTACCTCGGTGGCCACGGCACGGCTATCGCAGGCGTCATAGTCGACGGTGGCACATTCGACTGGACCCAAGGGCGCCACACCAACTTCACCACTCCCGACCCGAGCTATCACGGCGTGGTGTTTGCGGACCTCGGTGCACCGGCCTTCGCCCTCAAGGCTCGGGTCCAACTGCTTCGCGACATCGGAGCCGCAGTCGCACCGTTCAACGCATTCTTGATCAGCCAGGGACTCGAGACGCTGAGCCTTCGGATGGAACGCCACGTCGAAAACGCTCAGAAGGTAGCAGCCTTCGTCGAGGCTCGTAGCGAGGTCGTGAGCGTCAATTACGCAGGCCTGAAGTCCTCCCCGTGGTTCGCACGTGGCCAGGAATTGGCACCGAAGGGGCAGGGCGCAATTGTCGCTTTCGAACTGAAGGGCGGCATCGACGCCGGCAAGAAGTTCGTCGACGCACTGAGCCTGCACAGCCATGTCGCTAACATCGGTGATGTGCGCTCACTCGTGATTCATCCCGCATCGACAACTCACTCGCAGTTGTCACCCGAGGAGCAGATCGCGGCGGGCGTCACTCCGGGACTGGTGCGCCTCGCGGTGGGCATCGAAGGGATCGACGACATCGTCGCTGATCTCGAGCGCGGATTCGCTGCGGCGGCGTCTTGA